The Effusibacillus pohliae DSM 22757 nucleotide sequence TTCTGGATGGCAGAGAAGTTGTGTATGTTGCGAGGGAAGCGGCAAGAGGTGTGACCACCGTTAACGTTACGATCGGTTCCCGGTTACCCGCCCATGCAACTGCGATGGGAAAAGTTTTGCTCGCATTCCAATCGAAAGAGCGTATAAAGGAAATTTTGTTCGGAACAGAATTGCAACCTTATACGAACTATACAAAAACAATGATTTTGGAGCTGCTTCAGGAACTGGAGACAATCCGGCAACAGCGGTATGCGATGAGCAATGGGGAGTTTGAAAGCGGGATACGCTCAGTTGCAGCACCCGTTTTTGACAGGAATGGTGAAGTGATTGCTGCTGTAAATGTGGCGGCCCCCGAGTCTGTATTGAGGGATGATTTTGTATCCGATACGGTACTGCCGGCAGTTCGCGAAGTGGCGGAAAAACTTTCTGTATTTTCCGGTTACCGTTTTTCCAAAAGTGCCAATCAGTAACAACCCACAGGAGGTTTCGACATGTCGCTAAATACGGACTGGTTGAATTTTGACGGCGGTGAGAGGAGTTACCGGTTGTATATCTCTCGTCCGGCAAACGCGGACACACCGCTGCCGGTTGTAATTGTGATCCAGGAGATTTGGGGTACAGACGCACACATTTTGGATTTGACCGATCGCTTTGCGAAGGCAGGCTATTTGGCTGTTGCGCCGGATCTGTATGCAGAAAATGGCCAACGTCCGGACGTGCTAAAAGAGGAGCGCATCGAACAAGTGAAAGCATTCCTCAATACTTTGCCGCCCGCTTCCTGGCACGACCCGATTGCCCGTGAAGCAGCATTGGAAAAACTGCCGGAAGAAAAACGGGAAGAGATCAGATCCACTTTTGCCGAACTCTTCGGCGGGTTGGCTCGCTTGCCGGAACGTCTTGAGATCTTGCAGGCGACGCTGCGGTTCTTGCAGGAATATAAGCACAGCCGTGGACAAAAAGTGGCCTCTGTCGGTTACTGTATGGGCGGCGCGTTGTCCGCTCTGTTGGCATGCAGGGAGCCTTCGCTCGCAGGCGCGGTGGTGTATTACGGCAACCTGCCGAGTAAGGAACAGATAAAAGGGATTCACTGCCCGGTAGCCGGTTTCTTTGGAAGCCTGGATGAACGCATCACCTCGCAAGTGCCCGGGTTTGCAAAAGCGATGCAAGAAGCGGGCAAATCCTTCACATACGAAATCTATGAGGGCGCCCATCATGCATTTTTCAACGACACGCGTGCTTCTTACCATGTTCAGGCATCGCGTGATGCTTGGGCCAAGACTTTGGTATTTTTCGAGGAAGTATTGGCATAAGAGTGTCTGAACGCACATGCCGGAGTCAACCTCCGGCTTTTTTGCATGAAACGACTGCCCGGCTTCAATGTTTCGTTTTCTTTCTCCACAGGACTGCCGGAGACAGCGTCCTCTCCGTTCGTTCCAGCAGCGTGCCGGACAACGGCCAGGCGAGTGCGGGCCAGAGGCGGAGGCTGTACAGAAGCAGCCCCAAAATCCCGCCCGCGATTGCGAACACCGTCCAGGGCAGATCCGGTTCGTTCAGGCGGCGGGCGAGGTTCATGATTTGCCCGCCCCCCACGTTGCCGAGCGATTCACCCAATCCCCAGACGAGTGCGGCGACCCCGAAATAGGTTCCGATCAGCCGGGGCTTGGCCAGTTGCGAAACGACTGTATCGACCGTCGGCATCACCATCATTTCCCCCAATGTGAAAATGGCGACACTCAGCAGCAGATGAAAAAATCGGCTTGACCACATGACCGTTCCCAGCCCAATCCCCATCAACACCACGCCCGAAGCGAGGATCAGCAGCGGATGCCAAATACCGGTGGTGAAGCGGGTGACGGGAGCTTGCAGAACGATCACCATGACGCTGGTCGCCGACCACAGCAGGCCGACCGTTTTCGGATTGGGCAGAATATCGGCCGCCCGCAGCGGAAGTGAGAAGGTCAGCTGCGCGTACAAAGCCCACACCAAAGCGGTGACCAGGCTGAATACAAGGAACGGCCTGTCTTTCAAGATTTCCCAAGCGAACCCCTTGTCCGGGACGTCGCAATGAGGCGCTGTGCAATCGGCCGGCAGCAACAACCGGTGCGTCAACGCGAGACCGGCGTGAATCAGGGACGCGGCCACAAACAGGCCGACCGAGGAACCGGCGGCGAGCAACGTCCCAAGCAGCGGACCGAGCGTGACTCCGATGTTGGCGGCGATGCCGCGGAAGGAAAAGGCGGTGGATTTATTGTGCTCGGTGGCAAATGTGGCAATCCCCGCTTTTGCCGGCGGCGTATAGATGCCCCCGCCGACACCGGTGGTCACCGAAGCGGCAAACAAGAAAGGCAGAGTCGATACAAAACCGTAGACAAACATACCGGCCGCCCGCAGCAGCAGGCCGATTACCAATGTCCGCCGTTGGCCGAGCCGGTCGCTTAGCCAGCCTCCCAGCAAACTGCCGACGAGAAACGAAATCGACCCGGCCCCCAGCACCATTCCCACCTCGGCGACCGTCAACCCTCTTTCTTTCGCCAGTATGATCGACAAAAGCGGCAAAATCAGATAATACCCCAAATGTGTAAACAAAATCCCGCTCAATAGCACCCACAGCGGCCGCCCAAACGAAAGGGACGCGATTCTCACAAGACTCACCTCGCGAGTAGCATCCCCTATTTCCGGAAATTGCAAACGATGCACGACTACCCGAGCCGCATCACATGATCGGCGAATGTTTTCAGATCCTGCAAGTGATGCTCAATGATGTTCCGTACGATGGCGAGGTTGACCGATTGATAATCGTGTACCGCGATATTTCGGAACCCCACCATCGCCTTCAACTTTGCGTTCATTTCGGCATCAATCAGCTTGTTTTGGTGCAACAGATCGAACGCATCGCGGCTGTTTTGCGGGATTCCAAGATTTTTTTCAGCGGTGATGTGCATCGCCAGGTCGATGCATGCCTGGCACGCTCTCTGGATGTTTAAAATAATAGCGTCCTGCTTTGTGAAATTTTCCAGATTGGCCGGGTCATCCTGGTACTCTTCGCGAATCCGTTTGATGCAACGGACGATCGTTTGGATTTTGTTGTAGACCACATCATTCACCGAATAGGGTTCCCCTTTCTTTCAGCTTGTCGAAGATGCATTGCCGTTCCTCGTTTAACAGCGCATACTGGCTCAGCGTGTTCATCTGGAACAATTTTCTTCTGTACGGGTCGCCGTCGTGGATGATCTTTCCGGTGCCGACCACTTGCGCCCTGAAAACCGTACTGGCTTTGTCCAGGTTGACCAGGTCGACTTCCCTTCCCAGCCGGTCTGCCAATTCCTGTGCCAACAGAAAAATTTCGTATTCGTTCACCTTGTAATCGGTCAAAAATGCGATGTCAATGTCGCTTTCCGGCGTCATCGCGCCTTTGACGGCAGATCCGAACAGGATCACCAGGTATGGGGAAATTTTTGCTTGCAACAATTCCACAATCCGATTGATGTCCGACTGGCCGATCTGGTTCATAACGCACCTCGCGGATGGATGGTGAAGAGTATGTAAATTATATCATAGAAGTTGCCTGCCACGGGGTGGGTCGGCTGGAGGGCATGACCGCCGCAAATTCGTCTTCTTCACAGAAACTTCACGATTGTTTCGCTATAATGGGAACAGGAGCTGAAGCGGAAGAGGGGGATCTGGTTGTTCGACACCACAAATCCGAATTTTATGGTCGCGTTTGCGGCAGGTGTTTTGTCGTTTCTTTCGCCTTGCTGTTTGCCGCTATATCCCTCGTACATTTCCTACATTACGGGAATTTCGTACGACAAAATGCAGGGGGAGCGGGACAGGTTTGCGATCCGGCGAATGGCGCTCGTCCATTCGTTGTTCTTTGTGTTGGGGTTCTCGGTGATTTTTGTTGCGTTGG carries:
- a CDS encoding IclR family transcriptional regulator → MPSDEKDRYNSNSLVRGLDILRMFNAENPTLSLSEIANRLGVSRTTPFRLLYTLQTLGYLRQDEHTKRYELTPKVLELGFAYLSTLQLPEIARPYLERLRDETGASAHIGILDGREVVYVAREAARGVTTVNVTIGSRLPAHATAMGKVLLAFQSKERIKEILFGTELQPYTNYTKTMILELLQELETIRQQRYAMSNGEFESGIRSVAAPVFDRNGEVIAAVNVAAPESVLRDDFVSDTVLPAVREVAEKLSVFSGYRFSKSANQ
- a CDS encoding dienelactone hydrolase family protein, producing the protein MSLNTDWLNFDGGERSYRLYISRPANADTPLPVVIVIQEIWGTDAHILDLTDRFAKAGYLAVAPDLYAENGQRPDVLKEERIEQVKAFLNTLPPASWHDPIAREAALEKLPEEKREEIRSTFAELFGGLARLPERLEILQATLRFLQEYKHSRGQKVASVGYCMGGALSALLACREPSLAGAVVYYGNLPSKEQIKGIHCPVAGFFGSLDERITSQVPGFAKAMQEAGKSFTYEIYEGAHHAFFNDTRASYHVQASRDAWAKTLVFFEEVLA
- a CDS encoding MDR family MFS transporter → MSLVRIASLSFGRPLWVLLSGILFTHLGYYLILPLLSIILAKERGLTVAEVGMVLGAGSISFLVGSLLGGWLSDRLGQRRTLVIGLLLRAAGMFVYGFVSTLPFLFAASVTTGVGGGIYTPPAKAGIATFATEHNKSTAFSFRGIAANIGVTLGPLLGTLLAAGSSVGLFVAASLIHAGLALTHRLLLPADCTAPHCDVPDKGFAWEILKDRPFLVFSLVTALVWALYAQLTFSLPLRAADILPNPKTVGLLWSATSVMVIVLQAPVTRFTTGIWHPLLILASGVVLMGIGLGTVMWSSRFFHLLLSVAIFTLGEMMVMPTVDTVVSQLAKPRLIGTYFGVAALVWGLGESLGNVGGGQIMNLARRLNEPDLPWTVFAIAGGILGLLLYSLRLWPALAWPLSGTLLERTERTLSPAVLWRKKTKH
- the hepT gene encoding type VII toxin-antitoxin system HepT family RNase toxin, yielding MNDVVYNKIQTIVRCIKRIREEYQDDPANLENFTKQDAIILNIQRACQACIDLAMHITAEKNLGIPQNSRDAFDLLHQNKLIDAEMNAKLKAMVGFRNIAVHDYQSVNLAIVRNIIEHHLQDLKTFADHVMRLG
- the mntA gene encoding type VII toxin-antitoxin system MntA family adenylyltransferase antitoxin; this translates as MNQIGQSDINRIVELLQAKISPYLVILFGSAVKGAMTPESDIDIAFLTDYKVNEYEIFLLAQELADRLGREVDLVNLDKASTVFRAQVVGTGKIIHDGDPYRRKLFQMNTLSQYALLNEERQCIFDKLKERGTLFGE